In a single window of the Chaetodon trifascialis isolate fChaTrf1 chromosome 19, fChaTrf1.hap1, whole genome shotgun sequence genome:
- the LOC139347444 gene encoding adenylate cyclase type 3-like isoform X2 has protein sequence MSVNRVHTADTEPSAEHSVEYSVQVPSDSSHDAARTRDVTVLQSGCCRCLPRAVRLTFTPESLERLYQRYFRRQRQENLLLLAMFAALFNSFVIIMCAVVYTEDKLAMVVVAAVGLAADMLLYALCWFQKLPASPVSRGAVPYVLWLMIAVHVLCYMGLNYERFPHASDSVGWQAFFSFSSFLTLPLNLVPLLLLTALSCGIHTLVLGVTVAQRFEDNLQGPMLVRQLLANMMLYLCAATVGVMSFYMADRKYRTAFLEARQSLEVKLTLEEQSTQQEELLLSILPKHIADEMLQGMKNQANQQEVQQQQFNTMYMYRHENVSILFADIVGFTQLSSACSAQELVKLLNELFARFDKLAAQYHQLRIKILGDCYYCICGLPDFREDHAACSIMMGLAMVEAISYVREKTKTEVDMRVGVHSGTVLGGVLGQKRWQFDVWSTDVTVANKMESGGIPGVHISQSTMDSLHGEFELEPGNGGERCEYLLEKGIDTYLILVPKQAASGLSGNKPGTLSNRNSNQLINTTATNGNAASPQSTPTASKQERNRMVDEEVINRRLQQELLDRESQQILKYHQINPVSLRFVDGKLEEHYSSEKEKRSGAAFCCCLIVLFFITVMEVFIDPLLAVNYVTLAIGEVLLLILTVCSLAAIFPRMFSKRLVSFSVWIDRTRWARNTWAMAAIFVLTMAVIADMLSCVPPSLRVFNSTTGPILESLGDRGCAENPKHYSFMAVMSLIATAMLVQVSHLIKLGLMVLVVTANGAVNIYSWRDIYDLYDYIQFASYRTSIVPSKYLMTLMIIVMMIGFYFFARHLERQSRKLFLWKIGVHDQKERVFEMRRWNEALVTNMLPEHVAKHFLGSKKRDEELYSQSYNEIGVMFASIPNFSDFYTEESINNGGLECLRILNEIISDFDSLLDKDEFRCITKIKTIGSTYMAASGLTPESNTNGYSNSKPEDQSLIERWQHLADLADFALAMKVTLNNLNKQSFNNFMLRIGLNKGGVLAGVIGARKPHYDIWGNTVNVASRMESTGVMGNIQVVEDCYDILKEYGFRFIRRGPIFVKGKGELLTFFMKGKDKPSSNGGPVTTALPHQVGDLS, from the exons ATGTCTGTAAACCGggtccacacagcagacacggAGCCGTCTGCGGAGCACTCTGTGGAGTACTCTGTGCAGGTTCCCAGTGACTCCAGCCATGACGCGGCCCGGACGCGTGATGTGACCGTGCTGCAGTCGGGCTGCTGCCGCTGCCTGCCGCGCGCAGTGCGCCTCACTTTTACACCTGAGTCGCTGGAGAGGCTTTACCAGCGCTACTTCCGCCGGCAGAGACAAGAGAACCTGCTCTTGCTGGCGATGTTCGCCGCTCTTTTCAACAGCTTCGTCATCATCATGTGCGCGGTGGTGTACACTGAGGACAAACTGGcgatggtggtggtggctgcCGTGGGGCTGGCTGCGGACATGCTGCTCTACGCGCTGTGCTGGTTCCAGAAGCTGCCTGCGTCACCCGTCTCACGCGGCGCAGTGCCGTACGTCCTGTGGCTCATGATCGCCGTGCACGTTTTATGTTACATGGGTCTGAACTACGAGCGTTTCCCTCATGCCAGCGACTCTGTGGGCTGGCAGgcttttttcagtttctccaGCTTTCTGACACTCCCACTGAACCTGGTGCCGCTGCTCCTGCTCACAGCCCTCTCCTGTGGGATACACACCCTTGTACTGGGGGTGACTGTGGCTCAAAGGTTTGAAGATAACCTGCAGGGGCCTATGCTGGTGAGACAG CTCTTAGCCAACATGATGCTGTACCTGTGCGCGGCCACAGTGGGTGTGATGTCGTTCTACATGGCGGACAGGAAGTACAGGACTGCTTTTCTGGAGGCTCGGCAGTCGCTTGAGGTCAAACTCACACTGGAGGAGCAGAGCACCCAGCAG GAGGAACTCTTACTGTCCATCCTGCCTAAACACATAGCGGATGAGATGCTGCAGGGCATGAAGAACCAGGCCAATCAGCAAGaggtccagcagcagcagttcaacaCCATGTACATGTACCGCCATGAAAACGTCAG TATCCTGTTTGCTGACATAGTGGGCTTCACCCAGCTGTCCTCAGCCTGTAGTGCCCAGGAGCTCGTGAAGCTGCTCAATGAGCTGTTTGCCCGCTTCGATAAACTGGCAGCA CAATATCACCAGCTGAGAATTAAGATCCTCGGAGACTGCTACTATTGCATCTGTGGCCTTCCTGACTTCAGAGAGGACCATGCCGCCTGCTCCATAATGATGGGTTTGGCGATGGTAGAAGCCATCTC GTACGTGCGAGAGAAGACTAAAACCGAAGTGGACATGCGTGTGGGCGTTCACTCCGGCACCGTGCTGGGAGGAGTGCTCGGCCAGAAGAGGTGGCAGTTTGACGTTTGGTCCACAGATGTCACTGTAGCCAATAAGATGGAGTCTGGAGGGATTCCTGG AGTGCATATTTCCCAGAGCACCATGGACAGCCTGCATGGAGAGTTTGAGCTGGAACCAGGGAACGGCGGAGAGAGGTGCGAGTACCTGCTGGAGAAAGGCATCGACACTTACTTGATTCTTGTGCCTAAACAGGCGGCCAGTGGGCTCAGCGGAAAT AAACCAGGCACACTGTCAAACAGAAATTCAAACCAGCTGATCAACACTACTGCAACCAATGGGAATGCAGCCTCACCCCAGTCCACACCCACTGCATCCAAACAGGAG AGGAACAGGATGGTTGATGAAGAAGTGATCAACAGACGACTGCAGCAGGAGCTACTGGACAGAGAAAGTCAGCAAAT ACTGAAGTATCATCAGATCAACCCTGTGTCACTGCGTTTTGTGGACGGGAAGTTGGAGGAGCACTACTCctcagagaaggagaagcgaAGCGGAGCGgccttctgctgctgcctcataGTGCTCTTCTTCATTACTGTAATGGAGGTGTTCATAGACCCACT GTTGGCTGTGAACTATGTGACTCTCGCAATAGGAGAGGTGTTGCTGCTTATCCTCACAGTGTGCTCCCTGGCTGCCATCTTCCCCAGG atGTTCTCAAAGAGGTTGGTGTCTTTCTCAGTGTGGATTGATCGCACACGATGGGCGAGAAACACATGGGCCATGGCGGCCATATTTGTTCTTACCATGGCTGTGATCGCTGACATG CTGAGCTGTGTCCCGCCGTCCCTTCGAGTCTTCAACAGCACCACTGGCCCCATCTTGGAGTCCCTCGGTGACCGAGGCTGCGCAGAGAATCCAAAGCACTACAGCTTCATGGCTGTAATGTCCCTCATCGCCACCGCCATGTTGGTGCAGGTCAGCCACCTGATTAAACTGGGACTCATGGTGCTGGTCGTCACAGCAAATGGAGCTGTTAATATCTACAGCTGGCGGGACATATATGACCTGTATGATTACATACAGTTTGCCTCATACAG AACATCCATAGTGCCCTCCAAGTACCTCATGACCTTGATGATCATTGTCATGATGATTGGCTTCTACTTCTTCGCCCGCCAT TTGGAGCGTCAGTCCAGGAAGCTGTTCCTGTGGAAGATCGGTGTGCACGACCAAAAGGAGAGGGTGTTCGAGATGAGACGCTGGAACGAAGCGCTAGTCACCAACATGCTGCCGGAGCATGTTGCCAAACACTTCCTGGGCTCTAAGAAGAGAGATGAG GAGCTGTACAGCCAGTCTTACAATGAAATAggtgtgatgtttgcttccatCCCCAACTTTTCTGATTTCTACACTGAGGAGAGCATCAACAACGGAGGCCTTGAGTGTCTTAGGATTCTTAATGAGATAATCTCAGACTTTGACAGC TTACTAGACAAGGATGAGTTCCGCTGCATCACTAAAATCAAGACAATAGGAAGCACCTACATGGCCGCATCAGGACTCACTCCAGAGAGCAACACAAATGGATACAGCAACAGCAAG CCAGAGGACCAGTCACTGATTGAGCGCTGGCAGCATCTCGCTGACCTGGCAGACTTTGCCTTGGCTATGAAAGTCACCCTTAACAACCTCAACAAACAGTCCTTCAATAACTTCATGCTCCGAATCG GTCTGAATAAGGGGGGAGTTTTGGCTGGAGTGATTGGAGCTCGTAAACCTCACTATGACATCTGGGGCAACACAGTCAATGTAGCCAGCAGAATGGAGTCCACCGGAGTGATGGGAAACATCCAG GTGGTGGAGGACTGCTATGACATCCTGAAAGAGTATGGCTTCCGCTTTATCCGGAGAGGGCCAATATTTGTCAAAGGGAAAGGGGAGCTACTAACCTTCTTcatgaaaggaaaagacaaaccCAGTAGCAATGGCGGTCCAGTGACCACTGCCCTTCCACACCAAGTTGGGGACCTTTCTTGA
- the LOC139347444 gene encoding adenylate cyclase type 3-like isoform X1, translating to MSVNRVHTADTEPSAEHSVEYSVQVPSDSSHDAARTRDVTVLQSGCCRCLPRAVRLTFTPESLERLYQRYFRRQRQENLLLLAMFAALFNSFVIIMCAVVYTEDKLAMVVVAAVGLAADMLLYALCWFQKLPASPVSRGAVPYVLWLMIAVHVLCYMGLNYERFPHASDSVGWQAFFSFSSFLTLPLNLVPLLLLTALSCGIHTLVLGVTVAQRFEDNLQGPMLVRQLLANMMLYLCAATVGVMSFYMADRKYRTAFLEARQSLEVKLTLEEQSTQQEELLLSILPKHIADEMLQGMKNQANQQEVQQQQFNTMYMYRHENVSILFADIVGFTQLSSACSAQELVKLLNELFARFDKLAAQYHQLRIKILGDCYYCICGLPDFREDHAACSIMMGLAMVEAISYVREKTKTEVDMRVGVHSGTVLGGVLGQKRWQFDVWSTDVTVANKMESGGIPGRVHISQSTMDSLHGEFELEPGNGGERCEYLLEKGIDTYLILVPKQAASGLSGNKPGTLSNRNSNQLINTTATNGNAASPQSTPTASKQERNRMVDEEVINRRLQQELLDRESQQILKYHQINPVSLRFVDGKLEEHYSSEKEKRSGAAFCCCLIVLFFITVMEVFIDPLLAVNYVTLAIGEVLLLILTVCSLAAIFPRMFSKRLVSFSVWIDRTRWARNTWAMAAIFVLTMAVIADMLSCVPPSLRVFNSTTGPILESLGDRGCAENPKHYSFMAVMSLIATAMLVQVSHLIKLGLMVLVVTANGAVNIYSWRDIYDLYDYIQFASYRTSIVPSKYLMTLMIIVMMIGFYFFARHLERQSRKLFLWKIGVHDQKERVFEMRRWNEALVTNMLPEHVAKHFLGSKKRDEELYSQSYNEIGVMFASIPNFSDFYTEESINNGGLECLRILNEIISDFDSLLDKDEFRCITKIKTIGSTYMAASGLTPESNTNGYSNSKPEDQSLIERWQHLADLADFALAMKVTLNNLNKQSFNNFMLRIGLNKGGVLAGVIGARKPHYDIWGNTVNVASRMESTGVMGNIQVVEDCYDILKEYGFRFIRRGPIFVKGKGELLTFFMKGKDKPSSNGGPVTTALPHQVGDLS from the exons ATGTCTGTAAACCGggtccacacagcagacacggAGCCGTCTGCGGAGCACTCTGTGGAGTACTCTGTGCAGGTTCCCAGTGACTCCAGCCATGACGCGGCCCGGACGCGTGATGTGACCGTGCTGCAGTCGGGCTGCTGCCGCTGCCTGCCGCGCGCAGTGCGCCTCACTTTTACACCTGAGTCGCTGGAGAGGCTTTACCAGCGCTACTTCCGCCGGCAGAGACAAGAGAACCTGCTCTTGCTGGCGATGTTCGCCGCTCTTTTCAACAGCTTCGTCATCATCATGTGCGCGGTGGTGTACACTGAGGACAAACTGGcgatggtggtggtggctgcCGTGGGGCTGGCTGCGGACATGCTGCTCTACGCGCTGTGCTGGTTCCAGAAGCTGCCTGCGTCACCCGTCTCACGCGGCGCAGTGCCGTACGTCCTGTGGCTCATGATCGCCGTGCACGTTTTATGTTACATGGGTCTGAACTACGAGCGTTTCCCTCATGCCAGCGACTCTGTGGGCTGGCAGgcttttttcagtttctccaGCTTTCTGACACTCCCACTGAACCTGGTGCCGCTGCTCCTGCTCACAGCCCTCTCCTGTGGGATACACACCCTTGTACTGGGGGTGACTGTGGCTCAAAGGTTTGAAGATAACCTGCAGGGGCCTATGCTGGTGAGACAG CTCTTAGCCAACATGATGCTGTACCTGTGCGCGGCCACAGTGGGTGTGATGTCGTTCTACATGGCGGACAGGAAGTACAGGACTGCTTTTCTGGAGGCTCGGCAGTCGCTTGAGGTCAAACTCACACTGGAGGAGCAGAGCACCCAGCAG GAGGAACTCTTACTGTCCATCCTGCCTAAACACATAGCGGATGAGATGCTGCAGGGCATGAAGAACCAGGCCAATCAGCAAGaggtccagcagcagcagttcaacaCCATGTACATGTACCGCCATGAAAACGTCAG TATCCTGTTTGCTGACATAGTGGGCTTCACCCAGCTGTCCTCAGCCTGTAGTGCCCAGGAGCTCGTGAAGCTGCTCAATGAGCTGTTTGCCCGCTTCGATAAACTGGCAGCA CAATATCACCAGCTGAGAATTAAGATCCTCGGAGACTGCTACTATTGCATCTGTGGCCTTCCTGACTTCAGAGAGGACCATGCCGCCTGCTCCATAATGATGGGTTTGGCGATGGTAGAAGCCATCTC GTACGTGCGAGAGAAGACTAAAACCGAAGTGGACATGCGTGTGGGCGTTCACTCCGGCACCGTGCTGGGAGGAGTGCTCGGCCAGAAGAGGTGGCAGTTTGACGTTTGGTCCACAGATGTCACTGTAGCCAATAAGATGGAGTCTGGAGGGATTCCTGG GAGAGTGCATATTTCCCAGAGCACCATGGACAGCCTGCATGGAGAGTTTGAGCTGGAACCAGGGAACGGCGGAGAGAGGTGCGAGTACCTGCTGGAGAAAGGCATCGACACTTACTTGATTCTTGTGCCTAAACAGGCGGCCAGTGGGCTCAGCGGAAAT AAACCAGGCACACTGTCAAACAGAAATTCAAACCAGCTGATCAACACTACTGCAACCAATGGGAATGCAGCCTCACCCCAGTCCACACCCACTGCATCCAAACAGGAG AGGAACAGGATGGTTGATGAAGAAGTGATCAACAGACGACTGCAGCAGGAGCTACTGGACAGAGAAAGTCAGCAAAT ACTGAAGTATCATCAGATCAACCCTGTGTCACTGCGTTTTGTGGACGGGAAGTTGGAGGAGCACTACTCctcagagaaggagaagcgaAGCGGAGCGgccttctgctgctgcctcataGTGCTCTTCTTCATTACTGTAATGGAGGTGTTCATAGACCCACT GTTGGCTGTGAACTATGTGACTCTCGCAATAGGAGAGGTGTTGCTGCTTATCCTCACAGTGTGCTCCCTGGCTGCCATCTTCCCCAGG atGTTCTCAAAGAGGTTGGTGTCTTTCTCAGTGTGGATTGATCGCACACGATGGGCGAGAAACACATGGGCCATGGCGGCCATATTTGTTCTTACCATGGCTGTGATCGCTGACATG CTGAGCTGTGTCCCGCCGTCCCTTCGAGTCTTCAACAGCACCACTGGCCCCATCTTGGAGTCCCTCGGTGACCGAGGCTGCGCAGAGAATCCAAAGCACTACAGCTTCATGGCTGTAATGTCCCTCATCGCCACCGCCATGTTGGTGCAGGTCAGCCACCTGATTAAACTGGGACTCATGGTGCTGGTCGTCACAGCAAATGGAGCTGTTAATATCTACAGCTGGCGGGACATATATGACCTGTATGATTACATACAGTTTGCCTCATACAG AACATCCATAGTGCCCTCCAAGTACCTCATGACCTTGATGATCATTGTCATGATGATTGGCTTCTACTTCTTCGCCCGCCAT TTGGAGCGTCAGTCCAGGAAGCTGTTCCTGTGGAAGATCGGTGTGCACGACCAAAAGGAGAGGGTGTTCGAGATGAGACGCTGGAACGAAGCGCTAGTCACCAACATGCTGCCGGAGCATGTTGCCAAACACTTCCTGGGCTCTAAGAAGAGAGATGAG GAGCTGTACAGCCAGTCTTACAATGAAATAggtgtgatgtttgcttccatCCCCAACTTTTCTGATTTCTACACTGAGGAGAGCATCAACAACGGAGGCCTTGAGTGTCTTAGGATTCTTAATGAGATAATCTCAGACTTTGACAGC TTACTAGACAAGGATGAGTTCCGCTGCATCACTAAAATCAAGACAATAGGAAGCACCTACATGGCCGCATCAGGACTCACTCCAGAGAGCAACACAAATGGATACAGCAACAGCAAG CCAGAGGACCAGTCACTGATTGAGCGCTGGCAGCATCTCGCTGACCTGGCAGACTTTGCCTTGGCTATGAAAGTCACCCTTAACAACCTCAACAAACAGTCCTTCAATAACTTCATGCTCCGAATCG GTCTGAATAAGGGGGGAGTTTTGGCTGGAGTGATTGGAGCTCGTAAACCTCACTATGACATCTGGGGCAACACAGTCAATGTAGCCAGCAGAATGGAGTCCACCGGAGTGATGGGAAACATCCAG GTGGTGGAGGACTGCTATGACATCCTGAAAGAGTATGGCTTCCGCTTTATCCGGAGAGGGCCAATATTTGTCAAAGGGAAAGGGGAGCTACTAACCTTCTTcatgaaaggaaaagacaaaccCAGTAGCAATGGCGGTCCAGTGACCACTGCCCTTCCACACCAAGTTGGGGACCTTTCTTGA
- the LOC139347448 gene encoding alpha-N-acetylgalactosaminidase-like: MGWMAWERFRCNVNCDNDPYNCISETLFTDMADRLSEDGWRDLGYVYVNIDDCWSSMERDENGRLQPDPKRFPGGIPKLARYMHDRGLKLGIYADMGTDTCEGFPGTPLDKIKIDAQTFAEWEVDMLKFDGCHSNASEQEQGYPLMSKALNATGRPIGYACSWPVYQDCLPPKVNYTQLGKICNLWRNYYDIEDSWDSVQEIIDWFFDHQDVLIPVSGPGRWNDPDMLVIGNFGLNMDQSRTQMALWAIMAAPLYMSNDLRSISSGARSILQNKMAISINQDPMGIQGRRIVKEGSWIEVFWRPLSNNTSTLVFFCRKNTPCLYHTSLSRLNYTTGSYKIFDVFTETNMMLKDSIDFMVSVNPSGVVMWHVSAPTKMNLR; the protein is encoded by the exons ATGGGCTGGATGGCATGGGAGCGGTTCCGCTGTAACGTTAACTGTGACAATGACCCCTACAATTGTATTAG tgagaCTCTGTTCACTGACATGGCAGACAGGCTCTCAGAAGACGGTTGGAGGGATCTTGGCTACGTCTACGTTAACATAGACGACTGCTGGTCCTCCATGGAGAGAGATGAGAATGGACGACTGCAGCCTGACCCGAAGAG GTTTCCAGGAGGCATCCCTAAATTGGCACGCTACATGCATGACAGGGGTCTCAAGCTGGGGATCTATGCGGACATGGGCACAGACACCTGTGAAGGCTTCCCCGGCACCCCACTGGACAAGATCAAGATAGATGCTCAGACTTTCGCCGAGTGGGAGGTGGACATGCTTAAATTTGATGGCTGTCATTCAAATGCTTCAGAGCAAGAGCAGG GTTACCCTCTCATGTCAAAGGCTTTAAACGCTACGGGCCGTCCCATTGGCTACGCCTGCAGTTGGCCCGTCTACCAGGATTGCCTGCCACCTAAG GTAAACTACACTCAACTGGGCAAGATCTGCAACCTGTGGCGCAACTACTACGACATCGAGGACTCTTGGGACAGTGTTCAGGAGATTATTGACTGGTTCTTTGATCACCAGGATGTCCTGATACCTGTATCTGGACCTGGAAGGTGGAACGACCCTGACATG CTGGTTATTGGCAACTTTGGCCTCAACATGGACCAGTCTCGTACTCAGATGGCTCTGTGGGCGATTATGGCTGCTCCTCTTTACATGTCCAATGATCTGCGCAGCATCAGCAGCGGCGCCCGCAGCATCCTGCAGAACAAAATGGCCATCAGCATCAACCAGGACCCCATGGGCATCCAGGGAAGACGCATTGTAAAG GAGGGGAGTTGGATTGAGGTGTTCTGGCGCCCCCTGTCCAACAACACCAGCACGCTGGTATTTTTTTGCCGCAAAAACACACCCTGCCTCTACCACACATCCCTCAGCAGGCTCAATTACACCACTGGCAGTTACAAG ATCTTTGATGTCTTCACTGAAACGAACATGATGCTGAAAGACTCCATTGATTTTATGGTGTCGGTGAACCCCTCTGGTGTGGTCATGTGGCACGTGTCTGCACCCACCAAGATGAACCTCCGCTAG
- the LOC139347445 gene encoding uncharacterized protein, with the protein MAETSVGVSGAARTVLRSAAAGFALGEAALFAVEPTLTQDGVLLTAAILTAGRTGSTGVGVVTACLVFTSVLVSLGSGFLLAAMAMKMWTKIGARPPWLVEATIGASVVVGAVATGVLAGILPPWIYIAAQGVLALIVYSYSNISDMTTALLIIFTTLYLSVVYGRMGAIVGLFIMGLTISVLCALRKALTERIAQRPKTECQLLERIFFYSVFVGIMGFSVGLGAGEAGEGSEAEVVLMLRSVLWVAFLSAGLLGAGLGTVATVGLGPNMAGKVAEGAAIISSVALRAILHLSSSLGPRSSMGGALGAATAAGLSLGAASVGAKQAFGSRNSALTVLASVVVGAILAMRGVALKATLPTTSELVTVTLVAVGAFVLGAPKSPFHTQVNLQRGLLTGPQLIIGIGMETVTAAAAPIGAGALGAAALGTAALGRLGTVGVLVAIGLALGSTLSGMIGKSPPTTNSHRD; encoded by the exons ATGGCAGAAACGAGCGTGG GTGTTTCTGGGGCGGCGAGGACAGTCCTACGAAGCGCAGCAGCAGGCTTTGCTCTTGGAGAAGCTGCACTATTTGCAGTTGAGCCCACCCTGACACAAGATGGCGTTCTGCTGACCGCCGCGATTCTGACCGCTGGGCGAACCGGTTCCACGGGCGTCGGGGTAGTGACGGCATGCCTCGTGTTCACCTCAGTGCTCGTTTCTTTGGGAAGCGGCTTCCTCCTCGCTGCCATGGCGATGAAGATGTGGACCAAAATTGGAGCGAGGCCACCGTGGTTAGTGGAGGCCACAATAGGAGCCTCTGTTGTGGTGGGTGCTGTCGCTACTGGGGTGTTAGCGGGCATCCTTCCACCATGGATCTACATCGCAGCTCAAGGCGTCCTAGCCCTTATAGTCTACTCATACTCCAATATTAGTGACATGACCACAGCCCTGTTAATCATCTTCACCACTCTCTATCTCAGTGTCGTATATGGGAGAATGGGTGCCATAGTTGGACTCTTCATCATGGGATTGACCATCTCTGTCCTTTGTGCCCTTCGAAAAGCTTTGACGGAGAGGAttgcacaaagaccaaaaaCCGAGTGCCAGCTTTTGGAGAGGATATTCTTCTATTCTGTTTTTGTGGGGATAATGGGGTTTTCAGTGGGTTTAGGGGCAGGTGAAGCAGGAGAAGGGTCTGAAGCAGAGGTGGTTTTGATGCTGCGGTCAGTCCTCTGGGTCGCATTTCTATCTGCGGGGCTGCTCGGAGCTGGCCTGGGTACGGTGGCCACAGTTGGGCTGGGACCAAACATGGCTGGAAAGGTCGCTGAGGGAGCTGCCATAATATCATCAGTTGCCCTAAGAGCCATTCTGCATTTGAGCTCTTCTCTAGGGCCCCGAAGCAGCATGGGGGGAGCGTTGGGAGCAGCTACAGCTGCAGGATTGTCACTCGGGGCCGCAAGCGTCGGAGCCAAACAAGCATTCGGATCTAGAAATTCGGCTTTAACAGTTTTGGCTTCGGTGGTTGTCGGTGCGATTCTGGCAATGCGAGGTGTAGCACTGAAAGCAACTCTACCGACAACATCAGAACTTGTGACAGTCACCCTTGTTGCAGTAGGGGCATTTGTTCTGGGTGCACCAAAGAGCCCTTTCCACACTCAGGTGAATTTACAAAGGGGCCTCCTCACAGGGCCACAGCTAATTATAGGAATCGGCATGGAGACGGTcaccgcagcagcagcacctaTTGGAGCTGGGGCACTTGGGGCTGCAGCGCTGGGTACCGCAGCTCTGGGGAGACTGGGGACTGTGGGAGTTCTGGTGGCTATAGGCTTGGCTTTGGGAAGTACTCTTAGTGGCATGATAGGAAAATCACCACCAACAACAAATTCTCACAGAGACTGA
- the LOC139347379 gene encoding glycine--tRNA ligase-like, producing the protein MKLWPAHLQKLMSDKKCAAEKKAEMEEVITQLDNYTQQQQELTDLFGKYKVKLPATGNDLTPPISFSLMFQMSIGPGRNMPG; encoded by the exons atgaaactgtggccag cccatCTCCAGAAGCTGATGTCCGATAAGAAGtgcgcagcagagaagaaggctgagatggaggaagtcatCACTCAG ttggacaactacacccagcagcagcaggagctgactgATCTCTTCGGGAAATACAAGGTCAAGTTGCCCgccacaggaaatgacctcacACCTCCCATCTCCTTCAGTCTGATGTTTCAGATGTCCATCGGACCCGGCCGGAATATGCCAGGGTAA